AGGATTCTGATGACAATAAAAATGGCAGCAATTTTAAGCAAATCACCGATTATGTTTTGTTTGAAAGCAAATTCCCAACCACTCACTTTTGCTCCTCCTGCACTTCCACTGTTACACCCATCTGCTCTAAAGCTTCCCGGGCATTAGTCCGCACATGCCACTTTTCATCCCCGCACAGGGTCTTTAAGGTGGGAATTGCCGCCTTACAGCTTAGCCTCCCTAAAGCCTTGGCGGCGGCAGCCCGCACTTTCCAATAGGAGTCCTCCAAAGCTTCAATCAGATAGGGTGTGACCCGAGATGAACTTAAATTGCCTAAAGCTTCAACAACTTTGCACCGCACTTCACCTTCCGAATCCGCCAGGTGAGGGAGCAAGACAGGCAGGGCTGCATCATCTTTGAATTCTCCAAGAGTCTCAATCAAAAGCAGCTTCGCAGGCGGCCCTGCCTCTTCCAAGGCCTGGGCTACCGCTGTCATGCCAACACGCCCCAAGTTCAAAAGTATTTCCGCGCTTCTGGCGGGCAAAATCCGCTCATGGCTCGTCAAGGATTCTACCAAGGGCTGGGCGCTTTCGGGAAGCTTCAGCCGCTTCAACGCTTGACAGGCTGCCAAGCTGTATTTTTCATCCTTGTCAGCCAAAGCTTCCAAGAGCAGCGGCAGGCTCCTGGCAGTGCCAATCAGCCCCAATGCGCCCAGTGCCAGCTCCTGCTTTAAGCCTTCCTGCCTTCTTCCTGCCTGTCCCAAAGCGGCCAGATAGATACCCTCGTAGCCATGTTCTTGCAGGGCAGCCCTAAGGCTGGGCCAGAGATCTTCCTTGCCTGCGAAATTTTCCAGGAGCCAGAAAGCAACTTCCCAGGGATCGTGGTTGGCAAGGAGGGAGACAGTTCTTGGAATGTCGTCTTCCCTCCGGGGCCAGGACATTTTCCTCTGCTCGTCTCTTGAAGCTAGCGATTTAAACAAATACCAAAATAGCCCTATACCTGGTAATAGGGCTATAATCCATAGCAACCCCACGCCCTTCCCACCTTTACAAGGAGATAACTTTGGCTGCCAGGTTAAGGTGTTCCACAATGGCATACATATTGGTAACCTTACCCACGCAAAGTTTCTCCTTCAGACGGTAAAAGTCCAGGCAGGTGCCGCAGGCTAAAACTTCCGTCCCTTTTTTCTCCAGCGCAATTAAATCGGAAAGAACAGGAGAACCTTCGCAGGCCAGTTTAACTCCCGCATTCATCAAAATCAGGGTATCTGGCCTTATTTCGCTCTCTGCCAGGCTGTAGAACAAGCTGCGCATCAGAACAGCGCCTAATTCTTCATCTCCCCGCCCCAGCTTATCTCCGGTTACCAAATATAAGGCGCCACTGCCGGTATCCAGGGTTGTTTCCACTCCGGCCAGCTTTTCTTTAGTTATATGAATATAATATTCGCCACCCTTTTCTTCCACCTCTACCTGGTAATTCATGCTTTTCGCGAATCTCACCACATTTTCCTTGGCTGCCTCGTTATCAACAATTGTGACCAAATTACCGGCATCCATTTGCTCCAAAGCCTTTTTGGTGGATATCACCGGTTCAGGGCAGGCTAACCCCCGTACATCCAAATAGTTCTCCATTTTTAACTCCCCTTTACCTTGATTTTGCCCGGATTTCCTTCTTCAACCGAGCCAATAACATACCCTGCAACCCCCCGCTCTTTTAACACAGACAAATACCGCTCTACATGCTCTTCCTTGATGGCCAAAAGCAAGCCTCCAGAGGTCTGCGGATCGCACAGTATATCCTTGTCTTCCGGGGTGATCTTTCCTTCCCACTCAAGGTGCTTGTCCAAATAATTCAGATTCCTTTTTGCTCCCCCCGGAACTATTCCCATAGCTGCATATTTATAAGCACCGTCTAAAACCGGTATGGCTTTTAAGTCAATTGTAAAACTCACTTGACTTCCGCTTACCATTTCAAAAGCATGGCCCAAGAGCCCGAAACCTGTTATGTCGGTGCAGGCATGGACTTCGACCGCTTCCGCTGCCTCGGCTGCAAGCTTGTTGAGGGCGGTCATGCTCCGAACAGCGGCCCGTTCCTCCTCAGGGGATACCAGCCCCCCCTTGAGAGCTGTCGTCAGAATCCCCACGCCCAAGGGTTTGGTTAAAACCAGCAGGTCCCCCGCTTTGGCACCCTGGTTAGCCAGCACTTTTCCGGGATGGACAATGCCTGTAACCGCCAGGCCATATTTGGGCACATCATCCTCTACTGTATGCCCTCCCACCAGGAGCGTATTTGCTTCCCTCAGCTTATCAGCCCCTCCCGCCAGGATATCCCGCAGAATGGTTAAATCCAAACAGCTGGTGGGAAAGGTAATGATATTCATCGCAGTGAGAGGCCTGCCTCCCATGGCGTAGACATCACTCAGGCTGTTGGCAGCTGCCACCTGTCCGAAAACATAGGGATCGTCTACCATGGGTGTAAAAAAGTCGACCGTTTGCACCAGAGCCAGCTCATCGGTCAACTGGTATACACCGGCATCATCCATAGTAGAACCGCTGATTAACAGCTTCGGATCTGAAAAGCTGGGCAGTGTGGCTAAAATATCTGATAGGGTCCCCGGACCCACTTTGGCAGCTCAGCCTGCAGCTTTGGCATACTGGGTGAGTCTAACCTTTTCTGTCATCTCTGTCACCTCTTTCAGCTTACAGCTGTCAGCCGTCAGCCGTCAGCCAAAAACTCATTCAATTCTACTTTTTTATTAATTACATAATATAAAACAGACCAATTAATTAAAACGAAAAATGATACAATCATTATTTTTTTCATAGCACGAGCTTTTCCCAGTCCAAAGCTGATAGCTGAAGGCTGCTAGCTGATAGCTTAGCGACTAGCTACTGCTCAAGAAAAACCTTATACGCCTTATAGGCCATATATACATCGGCCTTGCTGGCTATTTCCAGCGGGGAATGGATGCTTAAAAGAGCCGGGCCGCAATCCAGAGTCTCGATGCCCAGGTTAGCCAAAAACTGGGCTATAGTACCACCGCCGCCCTGGTCCACTTTACCCAGCTCCCCGATCTGCCAGATCACTCCGTTACGATTGAACAAATTTCTGATCTCCCCGACAAATTCGGCGTGGGCATCATTGGCTTCATATTTTCCCCCGGCGCCGGTATATTTAGTGATTACTACGCCCCTTCCTAAGCCGGCAGCGTTGCGTTTATCCAATACTCCCTCGTAGTTGGGATCTTCAGCTGTGTTGGCATCGCCCGACAAAGCCTGGGAATTAGCTAAAACCGTTAGGACTGCCTGGGGCCCCTGCAGCCCCGCCAATGCACATAGCCTGGAAAGTGCATATTCCAGGAAACGGGATTGAGCTCCGGTATTGCCGGTGCTGCCAATTTCCTCTTTATCCACAAACAATGCCAGGGCGGTTTTCGTGGGCGTTTTCAGCTCGCATACTGCCTTGAGGCTGGGAAAAACACATACCCTGTCATCTTGGCCGTAAGCCCCGATGAGTCCCCGGTCAAACCCGATATCCCTGGCCTCCCCAGCCGGCACTACTTCCAGCTCTGCGCTGATCAAATCTTCTTCAACCAAGCCGTACTGCTGGTGTAGGTACTCCAGAACGGCCAGCTTCACTCTCTCTTTAACTTCCTCATCGGCATGAGGTATGCTGGCCACTAATAAATTCAGGTTTTCCCCGGGTATTGCCTCTCCCATGGTTTTTTTCATTTGCTCTTTGGCCAAATGGGGCAGCAGGTCAGTAATCGTAAAAACCGGATCTCCGGGTTTCTCTCCCACGTTAAAGGTAATCTTTTCCCCCCGGGAATTAATCACCACACCGTGAATTGCCAGGGGTATAGCCGTCCACTGGTATTTTTTTATGCCGCCATAGTAATGGGTTTTTAAAAGGCCAAAACCTTCGCTTTCATAGAGCGGATTGGGCTTTAAATCCAAACGAGGGGCATCCAGATGGGAACCAACCAACCTTACCCCCTGGGAGATAGGGGCATGGCCTGCCACCCCCAGGATAACCATCTTGCCCCGGTTTACCAGGTAAAATCTTTGTCCCGGGTTTAATTTACCGTTTTCTTCTATAGTGTCCAAGGCTAAAAAGCCTGCGGCTTTAGCATGCTCAATTATACTTTCCACCGCTTCCCGTTCAGTTTTGGCCCTATCCAAAAAACTTTTATATTCTTCTCCCAGCTGAAAAATCTCCTCCCGCTGGGCGGCCGTGATTTTGTCCCAAACTTTTCGCTCCTGCCTGGCTAACTTTTTCTCCAACTTTTGTCCACTGCTCAACTCCTGCATTTATTTTTATCTCCTTTTCCGCGTTTTCATTCCCCAGGGGCAAGCAGCCAAACAGCGGCCGCAGACCCTTTTACCAAAAGAAACCCGTACTTTGCTGAGGTATTTATCACACTCTCCGGCATGCAAACGCTCCTCCAAAGGATCAGCGGGATGGAATGCTTTGCCGGTAATGGCCGAAGCAGGGCAAGCCTCTACACAGGCAGTACATCTGCCGCAGCGCTCTTTAATAGGTTTATCCGCAGGCAGCGGTGCATCAGTCAACACTGTTACCAGCCTGAGCCTGGGCCCGTATGTCGGGTTAATCAAGGCGCTGTTTTTGCCAATCCACCCCAGCCCGGCCAGACTGGCCGCCAGGCGGTGGGAAAAAATCCCCGCCAGTTTATCCTCAGTAACCCTTTGGGAGGCCGGTACGGGGAAGGCTTCATATCCCTCATCCTGTAATAAAAGCGCTATCCTTAAGGCTAAATCATCCAGCCGGGAATTGAGAATTTTGTAATAATGCAGATAGGTATGAGTTGGTCCTGCCTGCAGTTGATTTACCACAGCGGCAGGATATGGGACTGCCATTACGACCGCCCGGTCCAAATGCAGCAATTCATCGCCGAAAACCTCTTCTATGTAGGCCTTGGCGGAACTTAAATCGGCAACCCCAAAAAGGCTCGCCCCCCATTCAC
This region of Zhaonella formicivorans genomic DNA includes:
- the selD gene encoding selenide, water dikinase SelD, whose product is MTEKVRLTQYAKAAGUAAKVGPGTLSDILATLPSFSDPKLLISGSTMDDAGVYQLTDELALVQTVDFFTPMVDDPYVFGQVAAANSLSDVYAMGGRPLTAMNIITFPTSCLDLTILRDILAGGADKLREANTLLVGGHTVEDDVPKYGLAVTGIVHPGKVLANQGAKAGDLLVLTKPLGVGILTTALKGGLVSPEEERAAVRSMTALNKLAAEAAEAVEVHACTDITGFGLLGHAFEMVSGSQVSFTIDLKAIPVLDGAYKYAAMGIVPGGAKRNLNYLDKHLEWEGKITPEDKDILCDPQTSGGLLLAIKEEHVERYLSVLKERGVAGYVIGSVEEGNPGKIKVKGS
- a CDS encoding aminopeptidase, which encodes MQELSSGQKLEKKLARQERKVWDKITAAQREEIFQLGEEYKSFLDRAKTEREAVESIIEHAKAAGFLALDTIEENGKLNPGQRFYLVNRGKMVILGVAGHAPISQGVRLVGSHLDAPRLDLKPNPLYESEGFGLLKTHYYGGIKKYQWTAIPLAIHGVVINSRGEKITFNVGEKPGDPVFTITDLLPHLAKEQMKKTMGEAIPGENLNLLVASIPHADEEVKERVKLAVLEYLHQQYGLVEEDLISAELEVVPAGEARDIGFDRGLIGAYGQDDRVCVFPSLKAVCELKTPTKTALALFVDKEEIGSTGNTGAQSRFLEYALSRLCALAGLQGPQAVLTVLANSQALSGDANTAEDPNYEGVLDKRNAAGLGRGVVITKYTGAGGKYEANDAHAEFVGEIRNLFNRNGVIWQIGELGKVDQGGGGTIAQFLANLGIETLDCGPALLSIHSPLEIASKADVYMAYKAYKVFLEQ
- a CDS encoding epoxyqueuosine reductase, which translates into the protein MTPHKPLPRAKDVLEASTGTILIGGLALKEEAQVLREELERKAREWGASLFGVADLSSAKAYIEEVFGDELLHLDRAVVMAVPYPAAVVNQLQAGPTHTYLHYYKILNSRLDDLALRIALLLQDEGYEAFPVPASQRVTEDKLAGIFSHRLAASLAGLGWIGKNSALINPTYGPRLRLVTVLTDAPLPADKPIKERCGRCTACVEACPASAITGKAFHPADPLEERLHAGECDKYLSKVRVSFGKRVCGRCLAACPWGMKTRKRR
- a CDS encoding HEAT repeat domain-containing protein, encoding MSWPRREDDIPRTVSLLANHDPWEVAFWLLENFAGKEDLWPSLRAALQEHGYEGIYLAALGQAGRRQEGLKQELALGALGLIGTARSLPLLLEALADKDEKYSLAACQALKRLKLPESAQPLVESLTSHERILPARSAEILLNLGRVGMTAVAQALEEAGPPAKLLLIETLGEFKDDAALPVLLPHLADSEGEVRCKVVEALGNLSSSRVTPYLIEALEDSYWKVRAAAAKALGRLSCKAAIPTLKTLCGDEKWHVRTNAREALEQMGVTVEVQEEQK
- the yedF gene encoding sulfurtransferase-like selenium metabolism protein YedF, which translates into the protein MENYLDVRGLACPEPVISTKKALEQMDAGNLVTIVDNEAAKENVVRFAKSMNYQVEVEEKGGEYYIHITKEKLAGVETTLDTGSGALYLVTGDKLGRGDEELGAVLMRSLFYSLAESEIRPDTLILMNAGVKLACEGSPVLSDLIALEKKGTEVLACGTCLDFYRLKEKLCVGKVTNMYAIVEHLNLAAKVISL